In Larimichthys crocea isolate SSNF chromosome VI, L_crocea_2.0, whole genome shotgun sequence, one genomic interval encodes:
- the synprb gene encoding synaptoporin b, translating into MCMVIFAPIFAICAFATCGGYYGHLQVKVDCANRRQSNLSINIDFGYPFRLQEVHFKAPLCDTKREEILFLDGNFSSAAQFFLTVGVFAFLYSLLATIVYVFYQNKYLKYNRGPLVDFLVTVVFSFMWLVSSCCWAKTLSDIKAATNPTQVLLLISACRAPENKCTATQEPVWSRLNISVVFGFINVILWVGNIWFVFKETGWYKTGQRYPTRSASGKRASEMRQRLYTESSFDQPEESFGPQPSRQDSFNQSKGDFGQQVYRQGSFNQPQVSLSLPHAYLGKPVIYDSENKVASQGPKIFVNEM; encoded by the exons atgtgtatggTTATATTTGCTCCG ATTTTTGCCATCTGTGCTTTTGCAACATGTGGAGGATACTATGGTCATCTCCAGGTTAAAGTGGACTGTGCAAACAGACGGCAGAGTAACCTCAGCATCAACATTGATTTTGGCTATCCTTTCAG atTACAAGAAGTGCATTTCAAGGCTCCCCTGtgtgacacaaagagagaagagattcTTTTCCTGGATGGCAACTTTTCCTCAGCTGCTCAGTTTTTCCTGACTGTCGGTGTTTTTGCTTTCCTGTACTCTCTGCTGGCAACCATTGTCTATGTCTTCTACCAGAACAAGTACCTGAAGTACAACAGGGGGCCACTTGTG GATTTTCTAGTTACCGTCGTCTTCTCCTTCATGTGGCTGGTCAGCAGTTGCTGTTGGGCCAAAACTCTTTCTGATATCAAGGCGGCCACAAATCCAACGCAAGTGCTTCTTCTAATCTCAGCCTGCAGAGCTCCGGAGAACAAATGTACAGCTACCCAGGAGCCTGTCTGGTCACGTCTAAATATATCTGTG GTTTTTGGTTTTATAAATGTCATCCTCTGGGTTGGAAATATCTGGTTTGTCTTCAAAGAGACAGGCTGGTACAAGACAGGTCAGAGATATCCAACCAGGAGCGCTTCTGGGAAACGTGCCAGTGAAATGCGACAGCGGCTCTACACCGAGAGCAGCTTTGACCAGCCAGAGGAGAGCTTTGGTCCACAGCCCTCCAGACAAGACAGTTTCAATCAGTCAAAGGGGGATTTTGGCCAGCAGGTCTACAGACAAGGTAGCTTCAACCAGCCACAAGTAAGCTTAAGCTTACCACATGCATATCTCGGCAAACCGGTCATTTATGATAGTGAGAATAAAGTGGCTTCTCAAGGGCCAAAGATATTTGTTAATGAGATGTGA